AGAACGCCGGCGAGCGGTCGGCGCGGCCTCGGGTCAGGCGCCGCGGTGCGCCGCCCTCGAGGGCCACGCTCCAGAGCTGCCCGACGTTCGCGTCGGCGTCGAGGTCCGGCCGCGAGGTCGCCACGACCGCCCAGGACCCGTCGGGGTGGAGCGAGGGAAGGCCGACGGTCGTGAGGAGCTCGAGGTCGGCGGCCCGCATCAGGCGCCCTGGAAGCCCGAGACGTCGCCGACGTAGCGGGTGTGGTTCTCGGGGATGGGCTCGACCGCCGCCTTCGCGACCTCCGCCGCGAACTCCGAGACGTTGTAGAGACGGCCCGCGTCCTCGCGGCGCGACTGGATCGCACCCGGGTTCGCGCGCTCGAGGAGCGTCGCGGTGATGGTGCCCTCGATCATGTCGCCCGAGACGACCACGAAGGAGATCCCGGCGGACTCGAGCTCGAGGATCCGGGCGCGCAGCCCATCCTCGCCCGCGCGCTTCGAGCGGGCGACGACGTCGTACTCGTCCATCGTCTCGACCGTGTTGATGAAGTGCGCCTGGTGGCTCGTCACGAAGACGACCCGGCTGCCCTCCGCGAGCAGCGGGATCGCCGCCTCGAGGAGCGCGACCTGCGCGTCGCGGTTGAGCTGCATGGCGTAGTCCTCGGCCATGCCCTGCTCCATGCCGCCGGAGGCGTTGAGGACGAGGATGTCGAGCCCCGCCCACTCGGTGCGGATCGTCTCGAACAGCGCTCGACGCGAGGCCGGGTCGGTGAGGTCGGCGCCGATGGCCATCGCCTCGCCCCCGGCCGCCTCGATCCGGCCCACGACCTTGTCGGCGCGGGCGGCCTTGTTGCGGTAGTTGATGACGACCTTCGCACCGGCCGCCGCGAGGAACTGCGCCGTGTCGGCGCCGATGCCGCGCGAGGAGCCCGTCACGAGGGCGCGCTTGCCCGCGAGGGCGCCTGCGGGGAGGACGTTGGGGGTGTCAGTCGAATCCACCCTCCGACCCTACTGCGCGCCGCCGTCTGAGTCGTCCTCACGGTGATAGCGTCGCCATGACATCCCGCGCGACGAGAGGGTGCCGATGTTCCCCGACCTCACCCAGTACCTCTGGATCGTCTGGCTCGTGTTCGTGGTGCTGTTCGTGATCGTCGAGCTCGTGACCCTCGAGTTCACCTTCCTCATGCTCGCGGCGGGCTCGCTCGTCGGCGGGCTCGGCATGAACCTCATCGGCGCGCCGTGGTGGGCCCAGATCGGCACGGCGGCGGTCGTCTCGGCGCTGCTGCTCTTCACCATCCGGCCGCTCCTGCTCAGGACCCTCAAGAAGGGCGCCGATCCGACCCCGAGCAACGTGGATGCGCTCCACGGCCTCGGCGGGCGCGTCACGGTCGCCTTCGCCGACGGCGCCGGCACGGTCAAGCTCGACAACGGCGAGACCTGGACCGCGCGCCGCTCCCCCGCGGGCGCGACCGACATCCCGCTCGATCAGGGCGCCCGGATCGTCGTCACCCGCATCCACGGCGCGACCGCCGAGGTCGCGCCCGCTCCCACCGCCAGTCCCACCGCAGAAAGGAGCGAGGATGCTTGACTCCGGGGCCTTCATCGGCCAGTTCTTCATCATCGCGCTGCTCGTCGTCGTCGCGATCTTCGTGATCGTGATGCTCTTCCGCTCGATCCGGATCATCCCGCAGGCCTACGCCGGCGTCGTCGAGCGCCTCGGGAAGTACCACAAGACCCTCCAGCCGGGCCTCAACCTGCTCGTGCCCTTCATCGACCGGCTCCGTCCGCTCGTCGACATGCGCGAGCAGGTCGTCTCGTTCCCGCCGCAGCCGGTCATCACCGAGGACAACCTCGTCGTCTCGATCGACACGGTCGTGTACTTCCAGGTCACGGACGCGCGCGCCGCGACCTATGAGATCGCGAACTACCTGGGCGCCGTCGAGCAGCTCACCACGACGACGCTCCGCAACGTCGTCGGCGGGCTCAACCTCGAGGAGGCGCTGACCAGCCGCGACAACATCAACGGCCAGCTCCGCATCGTCCTCGACGAGGCGACCGGAAAGTGGGGCATCCGCGTGGGCCGCGTCGAGCTCAAGGCGATCGACCCGCCCGTCTCGATCCAGGACTCCATGGAGAAGCAGATGCGCGCCGAGCGCGACCGCCGCGCCGCGATCCTCACGGCCGAGGGCACGAAGCAGTCGCAGATCCTCGAGGCGGAGGGGCGCCGGCAGTCGGACATCCTCCGCGCCGAGGGCGAGGCGAAGGCCGCGGTGCTGCGCGCGCAGGGCGAGGCCGAGGCCATCCAGACCGTCTTCACCGCGATCCACGCCGGCAACCCGGACTCGAAGCTGCTCGCGTACCAGTACCTGCAGACCCTGCCGAAGCTCGCCGAGGGCGACTCCAACAAGATGTGGATCATCCCCTCCGAGCTCACCGAGGCCCTCAAGGGCATCGGCGAGGGCTTCTTCGCGCCCCGTGGCACGCCGCCCGGCCAGTAGCGGGGGCGAGGGCTTCCTCTCCCCGGCTCCCCCGCGCATCCTCGCGCACCGGGGCCTCGCGCTCGAGGCCCCGGAGAACTCCCTGCTCGCCTTCGCCAAGGCGCTCGCGATCGGGGTCACGCACCTCGAGACCGACGTGCACGGCTCGGCCGACGGGGTCTCGGTCGTGAGCCACGACCCCGATCTGGTTCGCGTCGCGGGGCGGGATGTGCGGGTCGCGCAGCTGACGATGGCGGAGCTCCGTCGGATCCCGCTCGGCGAGGCGCAGGGCTACAGCTCCCTCGCGGAGGCGCTCGACGCATTCCCGGACGCGCGCTTCAACATCGACATCAAGTCCGAGGACGCGATCGCGCCGACGATCGCGGCGATCCGCGAGGCGCGGGCGATCGACCGCGTGCTGATCTCGTCCTTCAGCAGGTCGCGCCGACGCGCGGTCGTCGAGGGCCTCCCCGGCGTCGCGACCTCCCTCTCGGCCTCCGAGGTCGCGCCGCTCCTCCTCGCGGCTCGGCTCGGCGCCCGGGCCGCCGTGCGGCGCCTGGTCCGCGGGATCGACGCCGTGCAGATCCCGCCGCGCGCGAAAGGCATCGACCTCGTTCCCCGAGGCGCCGTCGAGGCGATCCGCGCCGCCGGGGTCGAGCTCCACATCTGGACGGTCAACGACCCGGCCGAGATGCACCGCCTCCTGGATCTGGGCGTCGACGGACTCGTCACCGACCGGGCCGATCTCGCGGTCGAGGTGCTCGCCGCCCGCGCATGACCGCCGCCGGGCAATGCCCTGTGAATGGTCTGGATCGGCCGTGGATCGGGCATCCCGAGGAGGACCCTTGCGTTAGACCTGGGTACAGCGCAGAGGAGGCCACACGATGGCAGATCGCAGTCTGCGCGGCATGCGACTCGGATCCCAGAGCCTACAGAGCGAAATCGGGGTCGAGTTCTCGCCGCGCAAGAAGTCCACATATCGCACGGCCGAGGGGCTGACCTTCGAGGTCACGTTCGCCGCGGAGGCCGACATCCCGGATGTCTGGCCCTCGCCCAAGACGGGTGAGGAGGGGCGTCTCGTCGGCGACGACGGCGCGCTCGTCGAGGTCGAGGAGGTCGAGACGAAGACCCCCCGCACCCACTGGGACATGCTGCTCGAGCGCCGCACCCGCGACGAGCTCGAGGAGCTCCTCCAGGAGCGGCTCGAGCTGCTCCGGGCCCGCCGAGGCGGAGCGAAGCGCTCCGCCTAGGCTCGGATCCCCCACAGGACCAGGCGCGTCGGGTACGGCCGGCGCGCCTCACCTGTGTCCGGGGGCGATCAGCCCGCGCGGCGACGCCCGCGGAGGACGACGCCCGCGACCGCGAGCGCCCCGAGGCCGCCGAGGGCGAGCAGCCACTCGAGCTGACCGCCGAGCAGCGCCGCCGGCGTGGTCGTCGTCGAGAGGGGCACGTC
The Homoserinibacter sp. YIM 151385 DNA segment above includes these coding regions:
- a CDS encoding NfeD family protein; the protein is MFPDLTQYLWIVWLVFVVLFVIVELVTLEFTFLMLAAGSLVGGLGMNLIGAPWWAQIGTAAVVSALLLFTIRPLLLRTLKKGADPTPSNVDALHGLGGRVTVAFADGAGTVKLDNGETWTARRSPAGATDIPLDQGARIVVTRIHGATAEVAPAPTASPTAERSEDA
- a CDS encoding SDR family oxidoreductase; translation: MDSTDTPNVLPAGALAGKRALVTGSSRGIGADTAQFLAAAGAKVVINYRNKAARADKVVGRIEAAGGEAMAIGADLTDPASRRALFETIRTEWAGLDILVLNASGGMEQGMAEDYAMQLNRDAQVALLEAAIPLLAEGSRVVFVTSHQAHFINTVETMDEYDVVARSKRAGEDGLRARILELESAGISFVVVSGDMIEGTITATLLERANPGAIQSRREDAGRLYNVSEFAAEVAKAAVEPIPENHTRYVGDVSGFQGA
- a CDS encoding glycerophosphodiester phosphodiesterase family protein, translated to MARRPASSGGEGFLSPAPPRILAHRGLALEAPENSLLAFAKALAIGVTHLETDVHGSADGVSVVSHDPDLVRVAGRDVRVAQLTMAELRRIPLGEAQGYSSLAEALDAFPDARFNIDIKSEDAIAPTIAAIREARAIDRVLISSFSRSRRRAVVEGLPGVATSLSASEVAPLLLAARLGARAAVRRLVRGIDAVQIPPRAKGIDLVPRGAVEAIRAAGVELHIWTVNDPAEMHRLLDLGVDGLVTDRADLAVEVLAARA
- a CDS encoding RNA polymerase-binding protein RbpA, with the translated sequence MADRSLRGMRLGSQSLQSEIGVEFSPRKKSTYRTAEGLTFEVTFAAEADIPDVWPSPKTGEEGRLVGDDGALVEVEEVETKTPRTHWDMLLERRTRDELEELLQERLELLRARRGGAKRSA
- a CDS encoding SPFH domain-containing protein, with protein sequence MLDSGAFIGQFFIIALLVVVAIFVIVMLFRSIRIIPQAYAGVVERLGKYHKTLQPGLNLLVPFIDRLRPLVDMREQVVSFPPQPVITEDNLVVSIDTVVYFQVTDARAATYEIANYLGAVEQLTTTTLRNVVGGLNLEEALTSRDNINGQLRIVLDEATGKWGIRVGRVELKAIDPPVSIQDSMEKQMRAERDRRAAILTAEGTKQSQILEAEGRRQSDILRAEGEAKAAVLRAQGEAEAIQTVFTAIHAGNPDSKLLAYQYLQTLPKLAEGDSNKMWIIPSELTEALKGIGEGFFAPRGTPPGQ